CtgaggagactgagaaggagtgAGTGGGGCTGCGGCAGGGCTGGGGGTCCCTGGGGAAGACCCAGGCCCAGCCCTGACCTGCTGGCCACCTTCTTGACAGCATCGAGCAGCTGCACGAGCGGGTGACCCAGGAGTGTGCGGAGTACTGTGCCCTGTACGAGAAGATGGTGCTGCCGCCCCGACGTGGGATCCAAGGTCGACTGGGCACACGTGCTGGAGCAGAAACAGGTCAGGAGCTCAAAGTCACACCCCAGTGTGATCAGAGGGTGATACGGAACTGCATTTAACCCAGGGCCTGACTGTAGGCTTGAACAGTCAGTGTATAGTGGTGTCTCAGGGGTCTGGGCAGGGAGACAGCAGAGGAGACAGTgcagtcagggaagacttcctgtAGGAGGAGGCACATGAAGAGACCTCAGAGGGGTGAGAGGGCTCGGTTGGGTCAGGGTGAAGTAGTGAGGAGAGGACAATTCCAGAAAGAAGGAGCAAAGGCACCTGCCAGGAGGAAGCCTAGGATTCGATGGGAAGTGGGGATTTCTGGCCAGGTGGGCAGAGCCAGGACATGGGGCATTCTGATCCCTGGTTGAGGAGTTGTGCTTTGATGCCACACAGAAGGGGTGTCATCATGACAATAGAGGAACAGTGGGGAAGGGCCCGGGTGCAGCAGGGCGTTCTGAGGGCCCTAGAGCTTGGCTGGAGGTGTCCAGGCAGGAAGCACTGAGGCTGGGTCACAGACAAGgcaggatggagctggagacttCTGAGGCTGAGCCCAGCGTCTGGGAACCAGTGGGACTCAGGGGCCACTGCAGAATGGCCTCTGCAGTGGCCACCCTGCAGAGCAGAATGGCTCACCCTGGGTGAGCTGCAGGGCGTGCACCCGGGCTGCTCTCAGGCTCGTCCACGCTCTGCCCAAATGACCAAGTCCACTTCTCCGGGTGGGAGACGTGTGGGGTTCTCTGGCTCTCCACCCTGGTCCTGTGGTGACTGAGCCGCCGGCTCTCCTGCAGAAGCTGGTCTGCGCAGGCCAGTATGGGCCGGGCATGGCGGAGCTGGAGGAACAGATCGCGGAGCTCAACATCGTGCAGAAGGAGATCAACGACCAAGGAGAGCAGCTGCGGAGCCTGGTGGGGCCGGTGGGTGAGCCGGGAAGATGTTACATCCggggccagccccagcccctgttTTTCCAGTCAGAGCCGGAGCTAGATCGGCTGGGCCCTGGGGATAGGGGTGGGTGGGGTATGGCTTGCCCAGATCTTAGGGGGCCGTCTCCCTGTGCCCCACCTCTCACGGGCTTGTTTCTCCCCTTGGTCAAGGCAGGATGCCGCCACCATCCGGAGCCAATACCGAGACCTACTGGTGAGCAGGAGGGAGGGTCGGGCAGGGTGGCTGCAGGTGGGCCTGGGTGGCCGCCCGGACCCTGCCCGGGGCCAGTGTTCCTGAGCGCCGCCCAATGGCGCCTTTTGCCCcccactttctctctccccaccctgctGCTGGCGGCGGGTCCTGAGCACAGAGGGCGGCGTCGTGGCGCGGGCAGAGCCTGGGCAGCCTGTACACGCACTGCAGGGCTGCACGTGGCAGCTGAGCGCCCTGGCGGAGCAGCAGCGCCGCATCCTGCAGCAGGACTGGAGCGACCTCATGGCCGACCCTGCGGGCGTGCGGCGGGAATACGAGGTCGGCTGGCAGAGGTTGGGGCCAGGCGGGGGCGACCAGGGCCATCCTGGTCCTCACCGCCGCTCCCCACCCGACTCGCCCCCAGCACTTCAAGCAGCACGAGCTGCTGAGCCAGGAGCAGAGCGTAAACCAGCTGGAGGAGGACGGCAAGCGCATGGTGGAGCTGCGGCACCCCGCGGTGGGGCCCATCCAGGTGCGCTGGGGGCAGGGCGAGAGTGAGAAGGGACGTGGTGGGCGGGGAAGGGGGGGGTGGACGTGGGTGCGGGGGCGGGGCGTGGTCCGAGGGCTCCGTGCTGCGGTACCCAGGCCCACCAGGAGGCCCTGAAGATGGAGTGGCAGAACTTCCTGAACCTGTGCATCTGCCAGGAGACCCAGCTCCAGCACGTGGAGGACTACAGCCGGGTGAGCCCTCGGGCAGCGGCAGGGCGGCAGGGCGGCAGGGCGGGAGGTCCCACAGCACACCGGCCCACAGGAGAGGCACTGCACCTCTCAACTAGACAGAGCTGGcaagtcgcggtggctcacacctgtaatcccagcactttgggaggctgaggctggccgatcacttgaggtcaggagttcgagatcagcctggccaacatggtgaaaccctgtctctactaaaaataccaaaattagctagaggtggtggcacgcgcctgtaatcccagctactcaggaggctgaggcaggagaatcgcttgaacccaggaggcggaggttgcagtgggccgagaatggtccactgcattctagcctgggtgacaaagagggactccacctaaaaaataaaataaaatagagctgTGTGGTTGCCACTCGGTCCCAGAGGGAAGGAAAGGCATGGGCACATTCTCAACAGGGTGAAGCCGTTCCCAGGGGGGTGAAAATTCGTTCTTAATGGCAGAAAAGTAACTGTTTTTATGCATGAAGTACAGATCCACATACAGCACCTAAGCTGTATACAGCATATCTGTGGTATAAATATTTcatgggggccaggtgtggtggctcacacctgtaattccagcactttgggaggccgagccaggagaattgcttgaccccagtagttccagaccagcctgggcaacatagggagatcttgtttctataaaaaataaaaataaaaactagccaggcatggtggctcgtgcctattgcttgagcccaggagtttgaggctgcagtgagccatgatcacaccactgcactcccgcctgggtgacagactgtgactctgtcttaaaaaaaaaaaaatcctggtgcAATacctcatgcctgcaatcctaccactttgggaggccgaggcgggtggatcacttgagcccaggagttggagaccagcctgggcaacatgacgaaatcctgtctctacaaaaaatatacaaaaattatctggatgtagtggtgcatgcctgtagtcagagctacttgggaggctgaggtgagaggatcacttgagcccgggaagtcgaggctgcagtgagctgtgatcactccactgcactctagcctgggtgacagagcaagaccctgtctgttaaaacaaaacagaatagagcTGGGGCTTCCTTTTCCAGTGGGTGTGGTGCAGGGGGCACTGGGCCTCCCTTGGACCACCCGGTTCTCTGGGGCCCAGCCTCAGCTCTCTGTGGATGGATTGGGTGGTGCTCCTCCCACTCACTGGCTTCAGCTCGTCTGCAGAGGAGGCAGCAGCGAAAGATGGGTAGAAAGAGATgggggagagacagaggaggctgagagggagaggaggatggagagagcagagagagagaaacagagatgggGAAAGGGGCAAGAGATgacaagagagacagagaagccagagaggcagagggggagaaagggagagagggagagagagacagagcaggAGGTCGGGGCACTCTGGGTCCCAGTTTCCGGTGCAGTTGTAGGTCACCATCACCTAACTGCAGGTGCAATAAAGCCCTCGTGCCTGCTGCTCGCAGCCCCTGAGAGTCCTTCCTCCTGGAGAATAAAACCTTTGAGGGCTGCCCTTCCTCACTGGATTTTGGTTGTTTCTAATGAACTGAGTCATCCTGTCTATCACCTTCCTGGGCTCATGGCTCCACTGAACGCTGCCCCCTCGGTTCGGGAGGACCAGTGGTGCCCCCATCTCACCAGGCTCCCAAGGAAGCTTGTGACCTTGGCTTGGGCCCAAAGTAGCCGGGTACCCACTGGGGCTCTGCTTCTCCCTTCACTAAGAGAAGAAAGAGACCAAAGAATGGTCTGCACAGAGGGCACCTGTGCAAACACCCAGGGAACCAGGGAGTTGAGCCGTCTTCATTTCCTAACAGATACATTCCCTTCTGTGCCTCCTTAATGAGGGCATGAAGCACAGTATGCGTGTGTCCAGCTGTGTGCaaaggcatgtgtgtgtgcatgtgtgttgtggGAGCATGCAGTAGGCAGCAAGGAAAGGGCAGCTCCTGCTCAAAGCTGCAAGTCTCTCTGAAGGAAAGATCAAGATTCCCTGGACCACAGCAGGACAGTGTTTTCATTTGCATCCatttttattagcatttaaaCCTGTATCTTGAGTAGCATATAAACTTTAAGTTGGTTAACTGTTCTTACAAGCATTTACACAGTAAGATAAACATATGATAATATACACTGAAATTATGCACCCTGCACCCCGCCGTCCCCACCCTGGCCAGAACTATCTTGCAAACCTACACCCAGCAAAAGATCCCAtagtgcactttgggaggtataGACAGGAAGCCTGAGTCTCCATCGCTCATTCCATCTTTTCACCAGCTGTGGGCTACCAGGCTGCATTGGTTTGCTAGGGCTTCCttaaagtaccacagactgggcagctTCAGCAACAGAATCTCActgtctcacagtcctggaggctgtaggtccaagatcaaggtgtcggcagggaaAGTCCCTTTCCAGGGCGGTGCGGGAAGGCTCTGTTCCAGGTCTCTCTCCTGGCGTGTAGGTGGCCTTCCCGGTGTCTCTTCACCTGGTCTTCCCTCTAtgcatgtctctgtgtccaaatttgcccttttataaggacatcagtcatattgaattgGGCACCCCCTACtgatctcatttttcattttaacttatttcCATAAGACGCTGtctccaaataagatcacattctcaGGCACTGGGGCTAAGGACATCAACATAGGAATTTCAGGGGACAAATTCAACCCACCACATAGGCCCTCCCTGAGGCCACCTCTGCGTCATCTTTGTCTACAGGCAAGTTGGCATCTAAAAAGTGTCTGCCCAAGACATGCGTCTGGCCCATGGTACAGCCAGTCCACACGGCCAATGGTGAAATCCGGGTGGCATTGTTTCCTCACCGCCATGCCTCATGCAAGCAGCTGCCTTCTTATAACGGTGGACACAAATCCCAGCACTGGTGCAGTTGCTTGCCGGCTGTGGGTGAAGTAGCCCCATGTCAGTGTGCTGCAAAGATGCAGCTTAGAATGTTACGGCTTGTGTGAAAGATACGCAGATTTCTATTCCTTCCAATCTGTGGTTTCAAGTtctgcttgaacccaaggggcTCTATAGGGTGCTTCTGGAACAGCCGGGGTGTTAGGGGTGCTGAAAAGGTGTTAGGGTGCCTAGGCTCAACCCCAGCTTCAATCACACAAATAATCTTGTTGACAtgatttttggttaattttttttttttttttttgagacagagtcttgctctgtcgcccaggctggagtgcagtggcctgatctctgctcactgcaagctccacctcctgggttcatgccattctcctgcctcagcctcccaagtagctgggactacaggtgcccgccaccacgcatggctaatttttttttttgtatttttagtagagacgggctttcaccatgttagccaggatggtctcaatctcctgacctcatgatctgcccgcctcggcctcccaaagtgctgggattacaggtgtgagccaccgcgcctggcctggtcagttttttaattgatcttttgtataatttttttgtttaagaaagGGATCCTTTGgcagaaagaaaatctgaaactCTAAATACTGTCCATTTTATCCATATATTGGTCATACCCCCAAAATATATCCTGATTCCAGCCATTTGTCATGACCGCTTTAATCTGAGCTCCCTTCATTTTTCACCTGGATTACTGTACCAGCCTCCCCAATGGCCTCCCTGGTGccacctggcccctccccagGGCTCAGCAAGATTTTTCTGCAAAGGACCTGGTAGTAAGCATCTTGGGCTTCGTGGACCCTGTGGTCTTTGTTGCACCTACTCAGCAGTTACTCAGCTTTCCACTGCAGCCCCAAAGCAGCCCCAGACAAGAAGTGAACACAGGGGAGGAACTGTGGCTCCAATAAACCTTTATTCACAGTAGGAGGGGGGCTTCATCTGGAttgtgggccatagtttgcccaCCCCTGCCTGACCTCATGACAACACTGACCTTCGTATTTATGCCTCTTAAAAACATGTGtaagccgagtgcagtggctcatgcctgtaatcccaacactctgagaggccgaggctggaggattgcctgGGGGCAGgaggtccagaccagcctggataacacggcgagatcctgtctctacaagaaaccATTTcaaaagcagccaggcatgggggcccacacatgtagtcccagctattcaggaggctgaggtggggaggattgcttgagcctgggaagtcaaggctgtagtgagctgttttgggccactgcacttcagcctgggtgatggagcaagaccctgtctctctctctctctctccatatatatatatatacatatatatgtatatatatataaaatttatttatagtgTGTGTAATGGTTGTCTACAAGGCACACCTTTAATTAATCACAGCCAACCCTCAAATAATACCCATAGTGTAGGACCCTTACAACGTTACACTCCCAACTCTTCTCCCCAcccatcttttgttttctttctttccacagaTTCTGTGTCCATCTTCCTCTCCTCATTGACTCTGCATGAAGGGGATTTCTGGTGGAGTAAGGGTAGCAGGTGAGAAATGAAGTACCAAGAAACTAGCAAAGGGTCTTCTGGTTGTCTGGGGACAGTCCTCCTGTCATCCCCAGCCTAGTCTCAAGGGTTCTGGGCCGGTCACCCTGCTGCCTCTGTGCTGTGTCTCTGGATCTGGCCTCCATGGGAAGGACCCTGGGAGACCCAGCAGAGTGGGGTACCTGGGTTGACAAACAGCTTCCTGTTCCTCTGGCTATGTGGCTCAGGAATAGGCCCAGACAGTGCATCCAGATGTGTGAGGCCACATCACTGCCCCCTTTGAGATGGCCCAGAGGACCTTGTGGCACAAGCGTGAAGCTCAGCACCCGGAGCCTGGGACAAActgcccctccctgtgtcctggAGTTGGGGTCCGGTCCCGAGAAGACTCTCAGTCACCTGTGGGTGCtgatgaggggagggagaggtcTGTGGACTGAGAAGGGCCATTGGTAGGGGACTCTGAACACCACCGCTCAGGGGTCTGGTCAGTGGGGGTCTGGTCAGCAGAgattgaactctggggctcagaCACAGAAAACCTG
The sequence above is drawn from the Homo sapiens chromosome 17 genomic patch of type NOVEL, GRCh38.p14 PATCHES HSCHR17_3_CTG1 genome and encodes:
- the EVPLL gene encoding envoplakin-like protein isoform X7, which produces MQASADQVERDILETQKRLQQDRLNSEQSQALQHQQETGSSLKEAEVLLKDLFLDVDKARRLKHPQAEETEKDIEQLHERVTQECAEYCALYEKMVLPPRRGIQGRLGTRAGAETEAGLRRPVWAGHGGAGGTDRGAQHRAEGDQRPRRAAAEPGGAGGMPPPSGANTETY
- the EVPLL gene encoding envoplakin-like protein isoform X1, with the protein product MQASADQVERDILETQKRLQQDRLNSEQSQALQHQQETGSSLKEAEVLLKDLFLDVDKARRLKHPQAEETEKDIEQLHERVTQECAEYCALYEKMVLPPRRGIQGRLGTRAGAETEAGLRRPVWAGHGGAGGTDRGAQHRAEGDQRPRRAAAEPGGAGCRHHPEPIPRPTEGGVVARAEPGQPVHALQGCTWQLSALAEQQRRILQQDWSDLMADPAGVRREYEHFKQHELLSQEQSVNQLEEDGKRMVELRHPAVGPIQAHQEALKMEWQNFLNLCICQETQLQHVEDYSRILCPSSSPH
- the EVPLL gene encoding envoplakin-like protein isoform X3 codes for the protein MQASADQVERDILETQKRLQQDRLNSEQSQALQHQQETGSSLKEAEVLLKDLFLDVDKARRLKHPQAEETEKDIEQLHERVTQECAEYCALYEKMVLPPRRGIQGRLGTRAGAETEAGLRRPVWAGHGGAGGTDRGAQHRAEGDQRPRRAAAEPGGAGCRHHPEPIPRPTEGGVVARAEPGQPVHALQGCTWQLSALAEQQRRILQQDWSDLMADPAGVRREYEHFKQHELLSQEQSVNQLEEDGKRMVELRHPAVGPIQAHQEALKMEWQNFLNLCICQETQLQHVEDYSR
- the EVPLL gene encoding envoplakin-like protein isoform X2, encoding MQASADQVERDILETQKRLQQDRLNSEQSQALQHQQETGSSLKEAEVLLKDLFLDVDKARRLKHPQAEETEKDIEQLHERVTQECAEYCALYEKMVLPPRRGIQGRLGTRAGAETEAGLRRPVWAGHGGAGGTDRGAQHRAEGDQRPRRAAAEPGCRHHPEPIPRPTEGGVVARAEPGQPVHALQGCTWQLSALAEQQRRILQQDWSDLMADPAGVRREYEHFKQHELLSQEQSVNQLEEDGKRMVELRHPAVGPIQAHQEALKMEWQNFLNLCICQETQLQHVEDYSRILCPSSSPH
- the EVPLL gene encoding envoplakin-like protein isoform X4, translated to MQASADQVERDILETQKRLQQDRLNSEQSQALQHQQETGSSLKEAEVLLKDLFLDVDKARRLKHPQAEETEKDIEQLHERVTQECAEYCALYEKMVLPPRRGIQGRLGTRAGAETEAGLRRPVWAGHGGAGGTDRGAQHRAEGDQRPRRAAAEPGGAGCRHHPEPIPRPTEGGVVARAEPGQPVHALQGCTWQLSALAEQQRRILQQDWSDLMADPAGVRREYEHFKQHELLSQEQSVNQLEEDGKRMVELRHPAVGPIQILCPSSSPH
- the EVPLL gene encoding envoplakin-like protein isoform X6, yielding MVLPPRRGIQGRLGTRAGAETEAGLRRPVWAGHGGAGGTDRGAQHRAEGDQRPRRAAAEPGGAGCRHHPEPIPRPTEGGVVARAEPGQPVHALQGCTWQLSALAEQQRRILQQDWSDLMADPAGVRREYEHFKQHELLSQEQSVNQLEEDGKRMVELRHPAVGPIQAHQEALKMEWQNFLNLCICQETQLQHVEDYSRILCPSSSPH